In a single window of the Pseudogemmatithrix spongiicola genome:
- a CDS encoding CTP synthase, whose product MTPNSAHSSPKYIFVTGGVVSSLGKGIAAASLGRLLVERGLRVTMMKLDPYLNVDPGTMSPFQHGEVFVTDDGAETDLDLGHYERFLDRSLTQANNITTGRIYSNVITKERRGEYLGSTVQVIPHITDEIKSAVRRVAPENDVVLVEVGGTVGDIESLPFLEAIRQFRHDVGRENTLFVHLTLVPYIAAAGEVKTKPTQHSVRDLMEIGIQPDVLICRTERPLAEDVKRKIALFCNVEFGAVVESRDVKTIYQIPLSFREQGLDDLICRKLGIETPAPDMAKWTAMVQRVVAPARRVRIGVVGKYTDYVDSYKSVQEALIHGGIANDVGVDIAWTSSDLFTDAARAKEIVQGFDGLLVPGGFGVRGVEGMVEAIKAARETNTPFFGICLGMQVAIIEFARNVCGLDDSNSSEFAPECSHPVISLLESQQNVKDMGGTMRLGSYACRLKPGSRAAEIYGQPEISERHRHRYEVSNQYREQFQQAGMRLSGLSPDGSLVEMIELVEHPHFVACQFHPELKSRPTRPHPLFSAFVAAAATHATVSPVRVAARRALVEAN is encoded by the coding sequence ATGACGCCGAACTCCGCCCACTCCTCCCCGAAGTACATCTTCGTCACCGGCGGCGTCGTGTCGTCGCTCGGCAAAGGCATCGCGGCTGCCTCGCTCGGCCGCTTGCTCGTCGAGCGCGGCCTGCGCGTGACGATGATGAAGCTCGATCCGTACCTGAACGTGGATCCCGGCACGATGTCGCCGTTCCAGCACGGCGAAGTCTTCGTCACGGACGACGGCGCCGAGACGGACCTGGACCTCGGGCACTACGAGCGCTTCCTCGACCGCTCGCTGACGCAGGCCAACAACATCACGACGGGCCGCATCTACTCGAACGTGATCACCAAGGAGCGCCGCGGCGAGTACTTGGGCTCCACGGTGCAGGTGATCCCGCACATCACGGACGAGATCAAGAGCGCGGTGCGCCGCGTGGCCCCGGAGAACGACGTGGTGTTGGTGGAAGTCGGCGGCACGGTGGGCGACATCGAGTCGCTGCCGTTCCTCGAGGCCATCCGCCAGTTCCGCCATGACGTGGGCCGCGAGAACACGCTGTTCGTGCACCTCACGCTGGTGCCGTACATCGCGGCCGCGGGCGAGGTGAAGACCAAGCCGACGCAGCACAGCGTGCGCGACCTCATGGAGATCGGTATCCAGCCCGACGTGCTGATCTGCCGCACGGAACGTCCGCTGGCCGAGGACGTGAAGCGCAAGATCGCGCTGTTCTGCAACGTGGAGTTCGGTGCGGTGGTCGAAAGCCGCGACGTGAAGACGATCTACCAGATCCCGCTCTCGTTCCGCGAGCAGGGCTTGGACGACCTCATTTGCCGCAAGCTCGGCATCGAGACGCCCGCACCGGACATGGCCAAGTGGACGGCGATGGTGCAGCGCGTGGTCGCCCCGGCGCGCCGCGTACGCATCGGCGTGGTCGGCAAGTACACGGACTACGTCGACTCGTACAAGAGCGTGCAGGAGGCGCTGATCCACGGCGGCATCGCCAATGATGTCGGCGTGGATATCGCCTGGACGTCGAGCGACCTCTTCACCGACGCCGCGCGGGCGAAGGAGATCGTGCAGGGCTTCGACGGCTTGTTGGTGCCGGGCGGCTTCGGCGTGCGCGGCGTGGAAGGCATGGTCGAGGCCATCAAGGCCGCGCGCGAAACGAACACGCCGTTCTTCGGCATCTGCCTCGGCATGCAGGTGGCGATCATCGAGTTCGCGCGCAATGTCTGCGGCCTCGACGACTCCAACTCCAGCGAGTTCGCGCCGGAGTGCTCGCACCCGGTGATCTCGCTGCTCGAGAGCCAGCAGAACGTGAAGGACATGGGCGGCACGATGCGCCTCGGCTCGTACGCCTGCCGCCTCAAGCCTGGCTCCCGCGCCGCGGAGATCTACGGCCAGCCGGAGATCAGCGAACGGCATCGCCACCGCTACGAAGTCAGCAACCAGTACCGCGAGCAGTTCCAGCAGGCGGGCATGCGGCTCTCGGGGCTCTCGCCGGATGGCTCGCTGGTGGAGATGATCGAGCTTGTCGAGCATCCGCACTTCGT
- the kdsB gene encoding 3-deoxy-manno-octulosonate cytidylyltransferase, with protein MSTLAVIPARLGATRLPRKPLRLLGGAPLVVRVLERVQSLGLADRVVVATETEEVAEVVAQAGGEALITSAAHPSGTDRVAEVARHPDFLRHDIIVNVQGDEPFMRGDAMAGAIAMVRDHGFDLGTAAGKRTAAIMDDPNCVKVVRDDSGRAMYFSRAPIPFLRDAADAATRDALVFQHMGIYAARREALMKWVSLPPHPLELVEKLEQLRALAAGLAMGVAIVDAPSWGEVNTEDDLVRANAHWDSLQTTGTAR; from the coding sequence ATGAGCACCCTGGCCGTTATCCCCGCTCGACTCGGGGCCACTCGGCTCCCCCGCAAACCCCTGCGACTTCTTGGCGGCGCCCCGCTCGTGGTGCGCGTCCTGGAGCGCGTCCAGTCCCTCGGGCTCGCGGACCGCGTCGTCGTCGCGACGGAGACCGAGGAGGTCGCGGAGGTCGTCGCGCAGGCCGGTGGCGAGGCGCTGATCACCTCTGCGGCGCATCCCAGCGGCACCGACCGCGTCGCAGAAGTCGCCCGGCACCCGGATTTCCTGCGGCATGACATCATCGTGAACGTGCAGGGCGACGAGCCCTTCATGCGCGGCGATGCGATGGCCGGGGCCATCGCCATGGTCCGGGATCACGGATTCGATCTCGGCACGGCCGCGGGCAAGCGCACGGCAGCGATCATGGACGACCCGAACTGCGTGAAGGTCGTGCGCGATGACTCGGGCCGCGCGATGTACTTCTCGCGGGCGCCGATTCCGTTCCTGCGCGATGCCGCTGACGCCGCGACCCGGGATGCGCTCGTGTTTCAGCACATGGGCATCTACGCGGCGCGGCGCGAGGCCCTGATGAAGTGGGTGTCGCTGCCACCGCATCCGTTGGAGCTCGTCGAGAAGCTCGAACAACTGCGCGCCCTCGCCGCCGGCTTGGCGATGGGCGTCGCGATCGTAGACGCCCCCTCGTGGGGCGAAGTGAATACCGAAGACGACCTGGTGCGCGCCAACGCACACTGGGACTCACTGCAGACCACCGGGACCGCCCGATGA
- a CDS encoding 6-bladed beta-propeller encodes MMPRRFDHVVATAALGTALLAACAGDRGAEADARPWRTVADSTGDTIVVRTLGAVPDSLAHTLVPVLQVGALDGAEELTFGYVGDVLGLPGGGLLVHDSEAEIIRLYDSTGAYVRNLGGKGGGPGEYTQVNGIARHPSGDLYVWDAGGGRVNRYRADGSYVTTWRSPFTGWFTQNQLFADAAGRLLMWLPIMTNPDNSLERQDSYVRLDTAGKTLDTLRIPLWPNESEPLQAATPNGRSRTMTVRPWSANSAASVHPAGGIVAGLGQRYVFYRLLADGKPNRIEREFTPVPVSDTERRERQAQIEQNMRRLDPSWNWTGAPIPSEKPAYDRFLVGEDGRIWVRVYTAGEPIPAEELPTPRPSPNGPPPVVLTTREPVVFDVFASDGRFLGRVKLPPRTRVLRARGNDVWGTTRDADDVDYAARFRIEPGLKP; translated from the coding sequence ATGATGCCCCGTCGCTTCGATCATGTCGTCGCCACCGCTGCCCTCGGGACCGCCCTCCTCGCGGCCTGCGCGGGAGACCGAGGCGCCGAGGCGGACGCACGGCCCTGGCGTACGGTCGCCGACTCGACGGGCGACACAATCGTCGTGCGCACACTCGGTGCGGTTCCAGACTCGCTCGCCCACACACTCGTTCCTGTGCTGCAGGTCGGCGCGTTGGATGGCGCGGAGGAACTCACCTTCGGCTATGTCGGCGACGTGCTCGGGCTGCCCGGTGGCGGCCTGCTGGTGCATGACTCGGAGGCGGAGATCATCCGCCTGTACGACTCTACCGGCGCGTACGTGCGCAACCTCGGTGGCAAGGGCGGGGGACCGGGCGAGTACACGCAGGTGAACGGCATCGCGCGGCACCCGAGCGGCGACCTCTACGTGTGGGACGCGGGCGGCGGTCGCGTGAACCGCTATCGCGCGGACGGCAGCTACGTGACGACCTGGCGCAGTCCGTTCACGGGGTGGTTCACGCAGAATCAGCTGTTCGCCGACGCGGCGGGCCGCCTTCTCATGTGGCTGCCGATCATGACGAACCCGGACAACTCGCTGGAGCGGCAAGACAGTTACGTCCGCCTCGATACGGCCGGGAAGACGCTCGATACGCTGCGCATCCCGCTCTGGCCCAACGAGTCCGAGCCGCTGCAAGCGGCGACCCCCAATGGCCGCTCGCGGACCATGACCGTCCGGCCCTGGTCCGCAAACTCGGCGGCAAGCGTCCACCCAGCGGGAGGCATCGTCGCGGGGTTGGGCCAGCGCTACGTGTTCTATCGGCTGCTAGCCGACGGCAAGCCAAACCGGATCGAACGCGAGTTCACGCCGGTGCCCGTGTCAGACACAGAGCGGCGGGAACGGCAGGCGCAGATCGAGCAGAACATGCGCCGCCTCGACCCGAGCTGGAATTGGACGGGCGCACCGATTCCCTCCGAGAAGCCCGCGTACGACCGCTTCCTCGTGGGTGAAGACGGTCGCATCTGGGTGCGGGTCTACACCGCGGGGGAACCGATTCCCGCGGAAGAGCTGCCAACGCCACGCCCGAGTCCCAACGGGCCGCCACCCGTGGTGCTCACCACGCGCGAACCCGTGGTCTTCGACGTCTTCGCGAGCGACGGGCGCTTCCTCGGGCGGGTGAAGCTGCCGCCGCGCACGCGGGTGCTGCGCGCCCGCGGCAACGACGTCTGGGGCACGACGCGCGATGCCGACGACGTCGACTATGCGGCACGGTTCCGCATTGAGCCTGGGCTGAAGCCCTAG
- a CDS encoding anthranilate synthase component II yields MLLVLDNYDSFTYNLVQYLGELGAELRVVRNDQLSVDDVGAMQPQAIILGPGPGTPAEAGITIPVIQRFGATIPMLGVCLGHQAIGEAYGGDVIRAPRGVMHGKTSRVLHDGTGLFAGIASPAEVMRYHSLVVKHETLPAALEVTATAMDDRTEIHALRHREHPVYGVQFHPESIGTADGKRMLGNFLSLAGVLA; encoded by the coding sequence GTGCTTCTCGTCCTCGACAACTACGACTCCTTCACGTACAACCTCGTCCAGTACCTCGGCGAGCTTGGCGCCGAGCTGCGCGTGGTGCGGAACGACCAGCTGTCGGTGGATGACGTCGGCGCCATGCAGCCGCAGGCCATCATCTTGGGTCCCGGACCGGGGACGCCAGCAGAGGCGGGCATCACGATCCCCGTTATTCAGCGCTTCGGGGCGACGATCCCGATGCTCGGCGTCTGCCTCGGACACCAGGCGATCGGCGAGGCCTACGGCGGCGACGTGATCCGCGCGCCGCGCGGCGTGATGCACGGCAAGACCTCGCGGGTGCTGCACGACGGTACGGGTCTCTTCGCCGGCATTGCGTCGCCGGCGGAAGTGATGCGCTATCACTCGCTGGTCGTGAAGCACGAGACGCTTCCCGCCGCGTTGGAAGTCACCGCGACGGCGATGGATGACCGGACAGAGATCCACGCGCTGCGGCACCGCGAGCATCCGGTGTACGGCGTGCAGTTCCATCCCGAATCGATCGGCACCGCAGATGGCAAGCGGATGCTCGGCAACTTCCTCAGCCTCGCAGGAGTGCTCGCATGA
- a CDS encoding 6-bladed beta-propeller, with the protein MVRATQPPDRALISSSEAERFVKPIQSAAALLALFVGHLVPAGVAAQSRRLVEDFRILPAESDSLAFSAIADIESGRGGRVYVLQPDLRVVQVFDSSGKRVRVIGRRGSGPGEFQFPLRLGLKQDSLWVWDPTSARISVFDEGGRLQRTISLGTVGSARLLASGEVAIKRYDEDAVRDGGVARLRAPLLRYSAGGAIVDTLLHLDADSVGPLRIPVAAGMAQGQQPFTTTPLWAVSPSGTSLVLVERNLASRPGDAIYRIRRVSTAGRVIFVREVKYTARRLEDADLEAVVDAWVARLTSSERGRPSSGTVRRDQVRRAIYRPATLPPVGDILIGSDDSIWLRRVDSRSGNTASWIRFDATGRSIGEVEAPVEAQLMRASATHVWAVVRDTDGVPAVVRYRVQ; encoded by the coding sequence GTGGTGCGCGCGACCCAGCCACCCGACCGCGCGCTGATATCTTCCTCGGAAGCGGAGCGCTTCGTGAAACCGATTCAATCTGCTGCCGCGCTACTTGCCTTGTTCGTTGGACATTTGGTTCCAGCGGGAGTGGCTGCGCAAAGTAGACGTCTGGTCGAAGATTTTCGTATTCTCCCGGCGGAGAGCGACAGCCTAGCTTTCTCAGCCATCGCCGACATCGAAAGTGGGCGTGGCGGTCGTGTGTACGTTCTTCAGCCTGACTTGCGAGTTGTCCAGGTCTTCGATAGCAGCGGCAAGCGCGTGCGGGTGATCGGTCGGCGTGGCAGCGGCCCGGGTGAGTTTCAGTTTCCACTGCGTCTGGGGCTGAAGCAGGACAGTCTTTGGGTATGGGATCCAACGTCAGCGCGCATTAGCGTCTTCGATGAAGGCGGTCGACTGCAGCGGACCATTTCTCTTGGCACAGTCGGTTCTGCCCGACTATTGGCCAGCGGTGAAGTAGCAATCAAGCGGTATGATGAGGACGCGGTTCGCGATGGAGGAGTTGCCCGCCTGAGGGCCCCGCTCCTCCGCTACAGTGCTGGAGGAGCAATCGTCGACACACTGCTTCACTTGGACGCTGACAGCGTAGGTCCACTGCGGATTCCAGTCGCAGCTGGCATGGCGCAAGGTCAGCAGCCTTTCACGACGACGCCCCTCTGGGCAGTGAGTCCGAGTGGCACGTCGCTGGTCTTGGTCGAGCGGAATCTTGCCTCAAGGCCCGGCGACGCCATTTACCGAATCCGCCGAGTTTCAACTGCTGGGCGGGTCATTTTCGTTCGCGAAGTGAAGTATACCGCCCGACGGCTTGAAGATGCCGACCTCGAAGCGGTTGTCGACGCGTGGGTTGCTCGACTGACCTCTTCGGAGCGCGGCCGCCCCAGCTCCGGAACAGTGCGACGTGACCAGGTAAGGCGCGCCATTTATCGCCCCGCAACTCTGCCACCGGTGGGCGACATACTGATTGGAAGCGATGATTCCATTTGGCTTAGGCGGGTGGATAGCCGGTCCGGGAACACGGCCTCGTGGATCCGGTTCGATGCGACCGGGAGGTCAATTGGGGAAGTCGAGGCACCCGTGGAGGCCCAACTGATGCGCGCTTCTGCGACGCACGTGTGGGCTGTTGTTCGAGACACCGATGGGGTACCGGCGGTGGTTCGCTATCGCGTTCAGTGA
- the xerD gene encoding site-specific tyrosine recombinase XerD — translation MSRAGAPPISDELSRRFLLERFSEYLELELGSSPRTREAYLRDLSLLATWASTRHRVSGAAALEAAHLREWVYEQKDQGRAATTIKRRISALRTWYRFLLAEGVVKADPSEKLESPRGWRRLPDVLTVREVEQLIDAIPLEDAMAFRDRALLELAYGAGLRVSEWCTLEVKDVLLDELVVRVFGKGGKERLVPIGRKAAGAVGMYLRELRPRLEKGKGEGRLFLNSRGRPLQRMTAWTILKKIIERSGVTKPVTPHTLRHSFATHLLEGGADLRAVQEMLGHADIATTQLYTHVNREHLRQVHKQFHPRT, via the coding sequence GTGAGCCGCGCCGGCGCCCCGCCCATCTCCGACGAGCTGTCCCGCCGCTTCCTGCTCGAGCGCTTCAGCGAGTACCTCGAGCTGGAACTCGGCTCGAGTCCCCGCACGCGCGAGGCATACCTGCGGGACCTCTCCCTGCTCGCCACCTGGGCCAGCACGCGGCATCGCGTGAGCGGAGCGGCCGCCCTCGAGGCCGCGCACCTGCGCGAGTGGGTCTACGAGCAGAAGGACCAGGGCCGCGCGGCGACGACCATCAAGCGTCGCATCTCCGCGCTGCGGACCTGGTATCGGTTCCTGCTGGCCGAGGGCGTGGTGAAGGCGGATCCCAGCGAGAAGCTGGAGAGCCCGCGCGGCTGGCGGCGCCTGCCCGACGTGCTGACGGTGCGCGAAGTCGAGCAGTTGATCGACGCGATCCCGCTGGAGGATGCGATGGCCTTCCGTGACCGCGCATTGCTGGAGCTGGCGTATGGAGCCGGGCTGCGCGTGAGCGAGTGGTGCACGCTGGAGGTGAAAGACGTGCTGCTGGACGAGCTCGTGGTCCGCGTCTTCGGCAAGGGCGGCAAGGAGCGGTTGGTGCCGATCGGGCGCAAGGCGGCGGGGGCGGTTGGGATGTACCTCCGCGAGCTCAGGCCGCGCTTGGAGAAGGGCAAGGGCGAGGGTCGACTCTTTCTCAACAGCCGCGGCCGGCCGCTGCAGCGCATGACGGCGTGGACCATCCTCAAGAAGATCATCGAACGTTCTGGCGTGACGAAGCCGGTGACTCCGCATACGTTGCGGCATTCATTCGCGACGCATTTGCTGGAGGGCGGGGCGGACCTGCGCGCCGTGCAGGAGATGTTGGGGCACGCGGATATTGCGACGACGCAGTTGTATACGCACGTGAATCGCGAGCATTTGCGGCAGGTGCACAAGCAGTTTCATCCGCGCACCTAG
- a CDS encoding DedA family protein: protein MPTELGFLETFLTWIEGLGAGSLYALMGLLAFCEGMLPPIPGDVAAAFLAFISARNGGLMLPTALVITTGSVGGSSVVWWVGRRFGAEWITHQLGRIGMAKSELKAERAEHRIERAYRQYGWVALFLSRFIPGVRAMVPLAAGAMRVPLWETLGIMWLSSFMWYSVIVWIAMRVGRDWESVKAGMTRFAQGAGLGALGLALVLGIVGWLVWRRRRLRA, encoded by the coding sequence GTGCCGACTGAACTGGGCTTCCTCGAGACGTTCCTCACCTGGATCGAAGGTCTCGGCGCGGGGTCCCTGTACGCCCTCATGGGGCTGCTGGCGTTCTGCGAGGGCATGCTGCCCCCCATTCCGGGCGACGTCGCGGCCGCGTTCCTGGCGTTCATCTCGGCGCGGAACGGCGGGCTGATGCTTCCGACCGCGCTGGTGATCACGACCGGCAGCGTCGGCGGGTCCTCGGTGGTGTGGTGGGTCGGCCGGCGATTCGGCGCGGAGTGGATCACGCACCAGTTGGGGCGCATCGGCATGGCCAAGAGCGAACTCAAGGCCGAGCGCGCGGAGCACCGGATCGAGCGCGCGTACCGGCAGTACGGGTGGGTCGCGCTGTTCCTAAGCCGATTCATTCCCGGCGTGCGCGCGATGGTGCCGCTTGCCGCGGGGGCGATGCGCGTCCCGCTGTGGGAGACGCTGGGCATCATGTGGCTGTCGTCCTTCATGTGGTACAGCGTCATCGTGTGGATCGCGATGCGCGTCGGGCGCGACTGGGAGAGCGTCAAGGCAGGGATGACGCGGTTTGCGCAGGGGGCGGGGCTGGGGGCGCTGGGGCTCGCGCTCGTCCTTGGCATCGTTGGCTGGCTGGTCTGGCGTCGCCGTAGATTGCGGGCGTGA
- the ispF gene encoding 2-C-methyl-D-erythritol 2,4-cyclodiphosphate synthase, translating to MSAAVTPVRVGIGYDSHRFVEGHGVILGGVLIPATVRCTGHSDADAVCHALTDAILGGAGLGDIGEMFPDTQAENAGRDSIEMLQLALARVRKAGWRCAQADITVIAEFPKIGPHRAAIREKLANAIDLSPADVMVKGKTNESMGWIGRGEGIATIAVATLVRAD from the coding sequence GTGAGCGCAGCGGTCACGCCCGTCCGCGTCGGTATCGGCTACGACTCGCATCGCTTCGTCGAGGGGCATGGCGTCATCCTCGGCGGCGTGCTGATTCCGGCCACCGTGCGCTGCACGGGTCATTCCGATGCGGACGCGGTGTGCCATGCGCTGACGGACGCGATCCTCGGCGGCGCGGGCCTTGGCGACATCGGCGAGATGTTCCCCGATACCCAGGCCGAGAACGCCGGGCGCGACAGCATCGAGATGCTGCAGCTCGCGCTCGCACGCGTGCGGAAGGCCGGCTGGCGCTGCGCGCAGGCCGACATCACCGTGATCGCGGAGTTCCCCAAGATCGGGCCGCACCGTGCGGCGATTCGTGAGAAGCTGGCCAACGCCATCGATCTGTCCCCCGCAGACGTGATGGTGAAGGGCAAGACCAACGAGAGCATGGGTTGGATCGGCCGGGGGGAGGGCATCGCGACGATCGCGGTGGCCACGTTGGTGCGTGCCGACTGA
- the mqnC gene encoding cyclic dehypoxanthinyl futalosine synthase, whose translation MSELTDLLEYYEKTPLLELGAAANAMRMKLHPEPIVTYIVDRNINYTNVCVADCGFCAFYRRPKDGEGWTLSYEQIGAKIDEVKALGGVQILIQGGHNPYIPFEWYLELLKYIKRNHPIHVHGFSPSEVDFWATLYRMDARTIIQELVKAGLDSIPGGGGEILVQRVRDNVAKKKAGADRWLEVMEIAHQEGLKTSCTMMYGIGETKAERVEHLLRLKEVQKRTNGFTAFICWPLQPENTPEMSHMPKTDAVEYLRTTAFARTVLDNIPNIQASWVTMGMKVGQTALHYGCNDFGSLMLEENVVSAANTTHRTSIEEMELLIREAGFTPKKRKQDYSLLEPELVGA comes from the coding sequence ATGTCTGAACTCACGGACCTCCTCGAGTACTACGAAAAGACGCCGCTCCTCGAGCTCGGCGCCGCCGCCAACGCCATGCGGATGAAGCTCCATCCGGAGCCCATCGTCACGTACATCGTCGACCGCAACATCAACTACACGAACGTCTGCGTGGCCGACTGCGGCTTCTGCGCGTTCTACCGGCGCCCGAAGGACGGCGAGGGCTGGACGCTCAGCTACGAGCAGATCGGCGCGAAGATCGACGAGGTGAAGGCCCTCGGCGGCGTGCAGATCCTCATCCAGGGCGGGCACAACCCGTACATCCCGTTCGAGTGGTATCTCGAGCTGCTCAAGTACATCAAGCGGAATCACCCGATCCACGTGCACGGCTTCTCGCCCTCCGAAGTGGACTTCTGGGCGACGCTGTACCGCATGGACGCGCGGACGATCATCCAGGAGCTGGTGAAGGCCGGCCTCGATTCGATCCCCGGCGGCGGCGGCGAGATCCTCGTGCAGCGCGTGCGCGACAACGTCGCCAAGAAGAAGGCCGGCGCCGACCGCTGGCTCGAGGTCATGGAGATCGCGCACCAGGAGGGCCTCAAGACCTCCTGCACGATGATGTACGGCATCGGCGAGACCAAGGCCGAGCGCGTGGAGCACCTGCTGCGCCTCAAGGAGGTGCAGAAGCGCACGAACGGCTTCACGGCGTTCATCTGCTGGCCGCTGCAGCCGGAGAACACGCCGGAGATGAGCCACATGCCGAAGACCGACGCGGTGGAGTACCTCCGCACGACGGCCTTCGCGCGCACCGTGCTCGACAACATCCCGAACATCCAGGCCAGCTGGGTGACGATGGGCATGAAGGTCGGCCAGACGGCGCTGCACTACGGCTGCAACGACTTCGGCTCGCTGATGCTCGAGGAGAACGTCGTCTCGGCGGCGAACACCACGCATCGGACGAGCATCGAGGAGATGGAGCTGCTCATCCGCGAGGCCGGCTTCACGCCGAAGAAGCGCAAGCAGGACTACTCGCTGCTCGAACCGGAACTGGTGGGCGCGTGA
- a CDS encoding menaquinone biosynthetic enzyme MqnA/MqnD family protein has product MRVGRIPYINCYPVYGGVDRGLVPLDATLIDGVPTTLNRMMAQGALDVSVVSAVEYARDSERYLLLPELAISCDGPVRSVMLFSNVPAEELGGQRVLVSRSSMTSVHLLELLFEHVWKAAPEFVPGNAEADAVAAQASDDIAARLVIGDAALMLQSADHPVAQGHGRSYPYVYDLGAEWKRWTGLPFVFAVWVAQRNTPVEDSLKVHAALIRSRDWGLQHLDELSAQASRNTGVSLRECREYFAGLDWRLTMPDLEGLTEFLRRLELAGRVPKGKLAFLPSAQAGR; this is encoded by the coding sequence CTATCCGGTCTACGGTGGCGTCGACCGCGGCCTCGTGCCGCTCGACGCCACGCTCATCGATGGGGTGCCGACGACGCTCAACCGCATGATGGCTCAGGGCGCGCTCGACGTGAGCGTGGTCTCGGCCGTCGAATATGCCCGCGACAGCGAACGCTACCTGCTCCTGCCCGAACTGGCCATTTCCTGCGACGGCCCGGTGCGCAGCGTGATGCTGTTCTCGAACGTGCCGGCCGAGGAGCTCGGGGGGCAGCGCGTGCTGGTGAGCCGGTCGTCGATGACCTCGGTGCACCTGCTGGAGCTGCTGTTCGAGCATGTGTGGAAGGCCGCGCCGGAGTTCGTGCCGGGCAACGCGGAGGCCGATGCCGTGGCGGCGCAGGCCAGCGACGACATCGCCGCGCGGCTCGTGATCGGCGACGCCGCCCTTATGCTCCAGAGTGCCGACCACCCCGTCGCGCAGGGGCATGGACGCAGCTACCCCTACGTGTACGACCTCGGCGCCGAATGGAAGCGCTGGACGGGGCTGCCGTTCGTGTTTGCCGTGTGGGTAGCGCAGCGCAACACGCCGGTGGAAGACTCCCTCAAGGTTCACGCGGCGCTCATCCGCTCCCGCGACTGGGGCTTGCAGCACTTGGACGAGCTTTCAGCGCAGGCCAGCCGCAACACCGGCGTGAGCCTCCGGGAGTGCCGGGAGTACTTCGCGGGTCTCGACTGGCGGCTGACGATGCCTGACCTCGAAGGGCTGACGGAGTTCCTGCGACGCCTGGAACTCGCCGGACGCGTTCCGAAGGGAAAGTTGGCGTTCCTGCCGTCGGCGCAGGCGGGGCGGTAG